The genome window TGGTTTTGTTCTTGAAACGAAAGCAAAAACTGCTATAATAGTTGATGCGTATACTCGGATTGGATGTGGGGGACAAGAAGATCGGGGTGTCTTTGTCCGATCCCACGTTGTCGATCGCCCAGGGCCTCAAGCTATACCACCGTGCTTCCCTCGAAGAAGATATGGAGGAATTGAAGCGCATGGTGCGCGAACATGAGGTCGGGGAGATCGTTATAGGCCTTCCCAGGAACCTGAACGGCACGATCGGAACACGGGCGCAGAATGTCATGGGACTCGCCGATAGGATCCGTGAATCGGTAGCCATACCCGTTACCCTTTGGGACGAGCGTTTCAGTACGAATGAGGCGCACAGGGTCTTCGATATGGCCGAGGTGCGCCACAAGAAGAGAAAACCGTATCTGGATATCATGGCATCACAGATAATTCTGCAGGGATACCTTGATGCTCGCAGCGCGCGATAAGAAGACCATCGTCATTGCCGTCATCATTTTTATCTTCTCGCAAACCCTGATATTTGCCTGTATCCCCAGGGACACCGACCGGTCGATACAACCTGTTGTCGTCAGGCAGGGGACGGGCGTGGCGGAAATAGCGGGTATCCTCAAGAGGGAAGGCTTCATACGCTCGTCAGTGCTCTTCACGATCGGATCCCTCATGTACAGGGGTCGTCTCGTTGCCGGGGAGTACGAACTGAGCCGGGACATGTCCACGTTCGAGATCGTACGGAAGATGGCACAGGGCAAGCGAAAGA of Syntrophorhabdus sp. contains these proteins:
- the ruvX gene encoding Holliday junction resolvase RuvX; this translates as MRILGLDVGDKKIGVSLSDPTLSIAQGLKLYHRASLEEDMEELKRMVREHEVGEIVIGLPRNLNGTIGTRAQNVMGLADRIRESVAIPVTLWDERFSTNEAHRVFDMAEVRHKKRKPYLDIMASQIILQGYLDARSAR